In Xenorhabdus nematophila ATCC 19061, one DNA window encodes the following:
- a CDS encoding gamma-glutamylcyclotransferase family protein, protein MRVIVYGSLRRKQGNHHWMTDAQLLGEHQLEGYEIYDLGHYPAVIRGKGTIVCEVYRITPSILTELDELKKNAQEYYRELIETPYGKAWIYLYKLPVEGLHRITSGDWLKRHG, encoded by the coding sequence ATGCGAGTTATTGTTTATGGTAGCCTGAGGCGCAAGCAAGGCAATCATCACTGGATGACGGATGCCCAACTGTTGGGAGAACACCAGTTAGAAGGTTATGAGATTTATGACCTTGGACATTATCCGGCGGTTATTCGTGGTAAAGGGACAATTGTGTGTGAAGTTTATCGCATTACGCCATCTATCCTGACAGAGCTGGATGAATTGAAAAAGAATGCTCAGGAATATTACCGGGAATTAATTGAAACACCTTATGGGAAGGCATGGATTTATCTCTATAAATTGCCTGTTGAGGGATTACATCGGATAACCAGTGGTGACTGGCTTAAGCGCCACGGATAA
- the ppa gene encoding inorganic diphosphatase, with translation MSLNNVPAGKELPEDIYVIIEIPANADPIKYEVDKESGALFVDRFMSTAMFYPCNYGYINNTLSLDGDPVDVLVPTPYPLQPGSVIRCRPVGVLKMTDESGEDAKLVAVPHTKLSKEYDHIKDVNDLPELLRAQITHFFEHYKDLEKGKWVKVDGWDNVEAAKAEIVSSFERAAKK, from the coding sequence ATGAGCCTGAACAACGTACCAGCGGGCAAAGAACTGCCTGAAGATATCTATGTCATCATTGAGATCCCAGCAAATGCTGATCCTATCAAGTATGAAGTAGACAAAGAGTCTGGTGCCCTGTTTGTAGACCGTTTCATGTCAACAGCGATGTTCTATCCATGCAACTACGGCTACATCAACAATACCCTGTCTCTTGACGGTGACCCAGTTGACGTGCTGGTTCCAACACCATACCCATTACAGCCGGGTTCCGTTATTCGCTGCCGTCCGGTTGGTGTTCTGAAAATGACCGATGAATCCGGTGAAGATGCGAAACTGGTTGCAGTTCCTCATACTAAACTGAGCAAAGAATACGATCACATCAAAGATGTCAACGATCTGCCAGAACTGCTGCGCGCTCAGATTACGCATTTCTTTGAGCACTACAAAGATCTGGAAAAAGGCAAATGGGTTAAAGTTGACGGTTGGGATAATGTCGAAGCCGCTAAAGCTGAAATCGTGTCTTCTTTCGAACGCGCTGCGAAAAAATAA
- the fbp gene encoding class 1 fructose-bisphosphatase, with translation MKTLGEFIVEKQQDFPHATGELTALLSAIKLGAKIIHRDINKAGLVDILGASGVSNVQGEVQMKLDLYANEKLKAALKARGEVAGIASEEEDEIVIFDGDRAETAKYVVLMDPLDGSSNIDVNVSVGTIFSIYHRITPIGQPVTEEDFLQPGHRQVAAGYVVYGSSTMLVYTTGCGVHTFTYDPSLGVFCLTHEKVQFPAKGNMYSINEGNYIKFPLGVKKYIKYCQEQDEATQRPYTTRYIGSLVADFHRNLLKGGIYIYPSTASHPTGKLRLLYECNPIAFLAEQAGGKASDGANRILEIVPSKLHQRVPFFVGTKSMVEKAESFMAEFPDE, from the coding sequence ATGAAAACATTAGGCGAATTCATCGTCGAAAAACAGCAAGACTTTCCTCATGCTACAGGTGAACTGACCGCACTACTGTCTGCCATCAAATTAGGCGCTAAAATCATTCACAGGGACATCAACAAAGCCGGTCTGGTCGATATTTTAGGTGCCAGCGGTGTCTCTAATGTTCAGGGTGAAGTTCAGATGAAACTGGACTTGTATGCCAATGAAAAACTTAAGGCAGCATTGAAAGCACGCGGTGAAGTTGCAGGTATTGCTTCTGAGGAAGAAGACGAGATCGTTATTTTTGATGGCGACCGTGCAGAAACTGCTAAATATGTTGTTTTGATGGATCCTTTGGATGGTTCTTCGAATATTGATGTAAACGTTTCTGTCGGGACTATTTTCTCAATTTACCACCGGATTACGCCTATCGGGCAACCTGTGACCGAAGAAGATTTCCTACAACCTGGGCATCGTCAGGTCGCGGCAGGTTATGTGGTTTATGGCTCATCCACAATGCTGGTCTATACGACGGGTTGTGGTGTTCATACATTCACTTACGATCCTTCTCTTGGTGTCTTCTGCCTGACCCATGAAAAAGTTCAATTCCCGGCAAAAGGCAATATGTATTCTATTAACGAAGGGAACTACATCAAATTCCCATTGGGCGTGAAGAAGTACATCAAATATTGCCAGGAACAGGACGAAGCAACACAACGCCCTTATACCACCCGTTATATTGGTTCTCTGGTTGCTGATTTCCACCGCAACCTGCTGAAGGGAGGTATCTATATTTACCCAAGTACCGCAAGCCATCCAACAGGCAAATTACGTCTATTGTACGAGTGCAATCCAATTGCATTCTTGGCAGAACAAGCCGGGGGAAAAGCCAGTGACGGTGCAAACCGTATTTTAGAGATCGTACCAAGCAAGCTACACCAACGCGTTCCTTTCTTTGTCGGTACAAAATCAATGGTCGAGAAAGCAGAAAGCTTCATGGCCGAATTTCCTGATGAATAA
- the mpl gene encoding UDP-N-acetylmuramate:L-alanyl-gamma-D-glutamyl-meso-diaminopimelate ligase encodes MRIHLLGICGTFMGGLAILARSLGHEVTGSDASVYPPMSTLLEKQGIELIQGYDPAQLDPVPDIVIIGNAMTRGNPCVEAVLDRGIPYTSGPQWLHDHVLPERWVLAVAGTHGKTTTAGMLAWVLEACGYKPGFLIGGVPGNFAVSAQIGESPFFVIEADEYDSAFFDKRSKFVHYSPRTLIMNNLEFDHADIFENLASIQKQFHHLVRVVPSTGKIIVPDNDINLKHVLSMGCWSEQEQLGDGGSWQAKKLSQDSSNYQVFHHGEWVGEVNWSLVGEHNMHNGLMAIAAAHHIGIQPADACQALGEFINARRRLELRGEVNGISVYDDFAHHPTAILATLEALRSKVGGVARILAVLEPRSNTMKMGMSKSDIAPSMGRADEVFLYQPVNMPWQVVEIAEQCVQPARWSADIDTLVRMIVETAQPGDHILVMSNGGFDGIHEKLLTELAKKADAV; translated from the coding sequence ATGCGTATTCATCTTCTTGGCATCTGCGGTACTTTCATGGGAGGGCTGGCTATCCTTGCCCGCTCACTGGGGCATGAAGTGACGGGTTCAGATGCCAGTGTGTATCCACCAATGAGCACTTTACTGGAAAAACAGGGCATTGAGCTCATTCAAGGATACGATCCTGCCCAACTCGATCCTGTGCCTGATATTGTGATCATCGGTAATGCAATGACACGCGGCAACCCCTGTGTGGAAGCTGTTCTGGATCGTGGAATTCCTTACACCTCCGGTCCACAATGGCTGCATGATCATGTGTTGCCGGAACGCTGGGTATTGGCTGTTGCGGGAACTCACGGCAAAACAACCACGGCAGGTATGCTGGCATGGGTTTTGGAAGCGTGTGGCTATAAACCGGGATTTTTGATTGGCGGTGTGCCGGGGAATTTTGCTGTTTCAGCGCAAATCGGTGAAAGCCCGTTTTTTGTCATTGAAGCGGATGAATATGACAGCGCTTTTTTTGATAAGCGTTCAAAATTTGTTCATTACAGCCCACGTACGCTGATCATGAATAACCTTGAATTTGACCATGCCGATATTTTCGAAAATTTGGCCTCCATTCAAAAGCAATTCCACCATCTTGTCAGGGTCGTACCAAGTACGGGCAAGATCATTGTTCCTGATAATGATATCAACCTGAAGCATGTTCTCTCTATGGGATGCTGGAGTGAGCAGGAACAGCTCGGTGACGGCGGAAGCTGGCAAGCGAAGAAACTCAGTCAGGATAGTAGCAACTACCAAGTATTCCATCATGGTGAATGGGTTGGTGAAGTCAATTGGTCATTAGTGGGTGAACACAATATGCACAATGGATTGATGGCGATTGCGGCAGCCCACCATATTGGCATTCAGCCTGCGGATGCCTGTCAGGCATTGGGTGAGTTTATCAATGCCCGCCGCCGTCTTGAACTGCGTGGTGAAGTGAATGGCATCTCGGTTTATGATGATTTCGCGCACCATCCGACCGCTATTTTAGCGACACTGGAAGCATTGAGAAGTAAGGTCGGTGGTGTGGCACGTATTCTGGCCGTACTGGAACCGCGTTCGAATACCATGAAAATGGGAATGAGCAAAAGTGATATAGCCCCTTCCATGGGACGTGCTGATGAAGTTTTCCTCTACCAGCCGGTTAATATGCCGTGGCAGGTGGTTGAAATTGCCGAACAGTGTGTTCAGCCCGCCCGTTGGAGTGCGGACATTGATACTCTGGTGCGGATGATTGTTGAAACCGCACAGCCTGGAGACCATATCCTGGTTATGAGCAATGGCGGATTTGATGGTATTCACGAGAAATTGCTGACTGAGTTAGCTAAGAAAGCAGATGCAGTTTAA